The proteins below are encoded in one region of Tolumonas auensis DSM 9187:
- a CDS encoding MFS transporter: protein MTQTLSRKLLFLLALGAGASVANLYYAQPLLAMIANTFNAQTSVGWVASATLVGYTLGIVFILPLGDIVDRRKLTVLLTSVLVISTLVCAFSNSLMLLAFASLFVGFGAIITQILVPLAADLSMPEQRSHSVGVVFSGILAGILLARTISGAIGQSLGWRPMFVFASIVALILGIVLRASLPKVKPKTTQPYSELLKSMFSLLIKHRQLRIACAIQACLFAIFNAFWSTLALLLAKPPFEQGAAIAGAFGILGLVGVLAANMSGRMTTRYGVQKILLSGLIFCAIAYGIFMISPTMAGLIVGVVLLDFGLSIANVSNQSMILGLDAQASSRINTIYVSTIFIGGSIGAAAASILWVQSGWLAVCGFGFVVALLALAIHHFGRVKEDN from the coding sequence ATGACACAAACTTTATCCCGGAAACTACTTTTTTTATTAGCGCTCGGTGCCGGTGCCTCAGTCGCTAATCTTTACTATGCGCAGCCGTTGCTGGCAATGATTGCAAACACCTTTAACGCACAGACATCGGTTGGCTGGGTAGCATCCGCTACACTGGTTGGTTATACCCTTGGTATCGTCTTTATTTTGCCATTGGGCGATATAGTTGATAGACGAAAATTAACGGTTCTCCTGACGAGTGTATTAGTCATTTCAACCTTAGTTTGCGCATTTTCAAATTCATTAATGTTACTGGCTTTCGCCTCATTGTTTGTCGGATTTGGTGCCATTATTACGCAAATACTGGTGCCACTCGCTGCTGATTTATCAATGCCAGAACAGCGAAGTCACTCGGTTGGTGTTGTTTTTAGTGGCATTTTGGCTGGTATTCTTTTGGCCAGGACGATCAGTGGCGCAATCGGTCAATCACTGGGGTGGCGTCCGATGTTTGTGTTCGCCAGTATTGTTGCTCTGATTTTAGGCATAGTGCTCAGGGCGTCACTACCTAAAGTTAAGCCGAAAACAACGCAGCCGTATTCCGAATTGCTTAAATCTATGTTTTCACTGCTTATCAAACATCGTCAACTACGTATTGCCTGTGCTATTCAAGCCTGTCTCTTTGCCATATTCAACGCGTTCTGGTCAACACTCGCTCTGTTGTTAGCGAAGCCGCCTTTTGAGCAAGGTGCCGCCATTGCTGGTGCCTTTGGTATTTTAGGCTTAGTCGGTGTTCTGGCGGCCAATATGAGTGGTCGAATGACCACTCGTTACGGTGTTCAAAAAATACTGTTGTCTGGATTAATTTTCTGTGCGATTGCATATGGCATATTCATGATATCGCCAACGATGGCAGGCTTAATTGTTGGTGTTGTCTTGCTGGATTTCGGCTTATCGATCGCTAATGTGTCTAATCAATCCATGATATTAGGACTTGATGCACAAGCCAGCAGCAGAATTAATACCATATATGTATCTACCATTTTTATCGGTGGTTCAATTGGTGCAGCAGCAGCGAGCATCTTATGGGTACAGAGTGGATGGTTGGCTGTCTGCGGTTTTGGCTTTGTTGTAGCACTGTTAGCCCTGGCTATTCATCATTTCGGGCGGGTTAAGGAAGATAACTAA
- a CDS encoding LysR family transcriptional regulator produces MLKENINEFLLFIALAQEGSFTKAAAKLGMSQSALSHAIKALEERIKLRLFNRTTRSVSLSDAGERLLTIIEPRFTEIEDELQLLNEDYHKAAGNIRLSSSDYAAQYIIWPVVKQFAKEYPDIKVEINVENKLTDIVTERYDAGVRFGDQVAKDMIAVRISPDIRFLIVCTPAYLEGKSEPLIPDDLLKHQCINMRLNSNGGMYAWEFERDGKSSKLRVHGQFAFNSPNQVLDATLDNFGFAYLPDTMVNKYLEAGQLVSVLKEWSPLTPGLHLYYPSRRQHKLAFMLLLKALHYKC; encoded by the coding sequence ATGCTAAAAGAAAATATTAATGAATTTTTATTATTTATCGCATTAGCTCAGGAAGGCAGTTTCACCAAAGCCGCAGCAAAATTAGGTATGTCACAATCAGCATTAAGTCATGCAATAAAAGCGCTCGAAGAGCGGATTAAACTTCGATTATTTAATCGAACCACACGTAGTGTTTCTTTATCTGATGCAGGTGAACGGCTACTGACAATAATTGAACCGCGCTTTACGGAAATAGAAGATGAGTTACAGCTATTAAATGAGGATTACCACAAAGCAGCGGGTAATATCAGACTTTCATCTTCAGATTATGCTGCGCAGTATATTATCTGGCCAGTAGTTAAACAATTCGCTAAAGAATATCCGGATATAAAAGTAGAGATCAATGTTGAAAATAAACTGACCGATATTGTCACAGAACGTTATGATGCTGGCGTCAGGTTTGGTGATCAGGTTGCAAAAGACATGATTGCAGTTCGCATATCACCAGATATTCGATTTCTTATTGTGTGTACACCGGCTTATCTTGAAGGCAAATCTGAACCGTTGATCCCCGATGACTTGTTAAAACATCAATGCATTAATATGCGGCTGAACAGTAATGGCGGTATGTACGCTTGGGAATTTGAGCGCGATGGTAAAAGTTCAAAATTGAGGGTCCATGGGCAGTTTGCTTTCAACTCACCTAATCAGGTTTTAGATGCGACATTAGATAATTTTGGTTTTGCTTATTTGCCCGATACCATGGTTAATAAATATCTGGAAGCAGGTCAACTGGTCAGTGTGCTTAAAGAATGGAGCCCGTTAACCCCTGGCTTGCACCTGTATTATCCAAGTCGCCGCCAGCATAAATTGGCATTTATGTTATTGCTCAAGGCATTACATTATAAATGCTGA
- a CDS encoding NAD(P)-binding protein, which produces MKKHSRDMTLPPDLSSKTGTGPIRHIRPIYQNSLPPCNQACPAGENIQEWLALAQAERYEEAWQHLIANNPMPSVHGRVCYHPCETSCNRKHVDQSVSIHAVERFLGDQALLHGWKPKFDAPPSGKKVLIIGAGPSGLSCAWQLRRLGHNVEIHEAGPMAGGMMRFGIPAYRMPRDVLDREIQQILDTGITLKLNQKVNDVLKAKTENGFDAVFLAIGAHLAKRIDIPVREAGKILDAVSYLSAVERGEIPKLGRRVAIYGGGNTAMDAARTAHRLGAEEPVIIYRRDREHMPAHQFEADEAMEEGVIINWLRTIRNIDGTTLTIEEMTVDDKGHPQPTGRYETLEADSVILALGQNVDLSVIERIPGIQLHEDGVVSVDEHMMTSVPGIFAGGDMVPSERTVTVATGHGKKAARHIDGWLRNQPYQKPAAHPVMPYSKLHLWYDTDAEASSQPVVTPEEREGFDEIIGGLTPEQARYEAARCYSCGNCFECDGCYGACPEEAIIKLGKGSGYRIDYDKCTGCSACYNQCPCHAIEMVSEEVQK; this is translated from the coding sequence ATGAAAAAACACAGTCGGGATATGACGCTGCCACCGGATTTAAGCAGTAAAACCGGCACCGGTCCTATCCGCCATATTCGCCCCATTTATCAGAATTCACTGCCACCTTGTAACCAGGCCTGTCCGGCCGGTGAAAATATTCAGGAGTGGCTCGCTCTGGCGCAGGCAGAGCGCTATGAGGAAGCCTGGCAACATCTGATTGCAAACAACCCGATGCCATCTGTTCATGGCCGGGTCTGCTATCACCCTTGTGAAACTTCCTGTAACCGGAAACATGTTGACCAGTCAGTCAGTATTCATGCCGTGGAACGTTTCCTGGGTGATCAGGCGCTTCTTCATGGCTGGAAACCGAAATTTGATGCGCCCCCGAGTGGTAAAAAAGTGCTGATTATCGGCGCCGGGCCTTCCGGATTATCGTGTGCATGGCAACTTCGTCGTCTCGGTCATAATGTGGAAATTCATGAAGCAGGCCCGATGGCCGGCGGCATGATGCGCTTCGGCATCCCCGCTTACCGGATGCCCCGGGATGTACTGGATCGGGAGATCCAGCAAATACTGGATACTGGCATTACGTTGAAACTGAATCAGAAAGTTAACGATGTTCTGAAGGCTAAAACAGAGAACGGTTTTGATGCCGTTTTTCTGGCTATCGGTGCGCATTTAGCCAAACGTATCGATATCCCGGTGCGCGAGGCCGGAAAAATTCTGGATGCCGTCAGTTATCTTTCGGCTGTTGAACGGGGAGAAATTCCCAAGTTAGGCCGCCGTGTCGCCATCTATGGCGGCGGAAACACCGCGATGGATGCGGCCCGCACCGCACACCGGCTGGGCGCAGAAGAGCCGGTTATCATCTATCGCCGGGATCGTGAACATATGCCGGCGCATCAGTTCGAAGCCGATGAAGCCATGGAAGAAGGCGTCATCATTAACTGGCTGCGGACCATCCGGAATATAGATGGTACGACATTAACGATTGAGGAAATGACGGTTGATGATAAAGGGCATCCCCAGCCTACCGGCCGCTATGAAACGCTGGAAGCGGACAGTGTCATTCTGGCGCTTGGGCAGAACGTGGATCTTTCCGTCATCGAACGTATCCCCGGCATCCAATTGCATGAGGATGGTGTTGTTAGCGTTGACGAACATATGATGACGAGTGTTCCGGGCATTTTTGCCGGCGGGGATATGGTGCCATCCGAACGAACTGTCACTGTCGCAACAGGGCATGGCAAAAAGGCCGCACGGCATATCGATGGCTGGCTTCGTAACCAGCCTTACCAGAAACCTGCCGCTCACCCCGTCATGCCCTATTCCAAATTGCATCTCTGGTATGACACGGATGCAGAAGCAAGCAGCCAGCCGGTTGTCACCCCGGAAGAACGCGAAGGATTCGATGAAATTATTGGTGGATTGACACCGGAACAAGCCCGCTATGAAGCCGCACGCTGTTATTCCTGCGGCAACTGTTTCGAGTGTGACGGCTGCTATGGTGCCTGCCCGGAAGAAGCCATTATCAAGTTAGGCAAAGGGTCGGGATACCGGATTGATTACGACAAATGTACCGGCTGCAGCGCTTGCTATAACCAGTGCCCCTGTCATGCCATAGAAATGGTCAGTGAGGAAGTGCAGAAATGA